One genomic window of Indioceanicola profundi includes the following:
- a CDS encoding GGDEF domain-containing protein gives MSPLDIALPAHAALEFQLPIPIRASRLPDGYEAMGAQLLLLQEAQDRLRAAERLIAEQQARIETLEAMSMTDELTGLLNRRGFMDAFHRELAAGSRLGTGGVLVMVDLNGFKAINDTYGHLAGDHYLQQVARALKNAVRAHDIVARLGGDEFVVLLTRIDAEQGIARAKALEERINAEHCTWQRRRLPLRASFGAEPFGPDEDQDEILHRADIRMYAAKAAWKKVVLAVA, from the coding sequence ATGAGCCCGCTCGACATCGCGCTGCCTGCCCACGCCGCACTGGAATTCCAGCTTCCCATTCCGATCCGCGCATCGCGCCTGCCGGACGGGTATGAGGCCATGGGCGCACAGCTTCTGCTGCTGCAGGAAGCGCAGGACAGGCTGCGCGCGGCGGAGCGGCTGATCGCCGAGCAGCAGGCCCGTATTGAAACCTTGGAGGCGATGAGCATGACCGACGAGCTTACCGGACTGCTGAACCGCCGGGGCTTCATGGATGCTTTCCATCGCGAGCTGGCGGCGGGCAGCCGGCTCGGGACCGGAGGCGTGCTGGTGATGGTGGACCTGAACGGCTTCAAAGCTATCAACGACACCTACGGCCATCTGGCTGGCGACCACTATCTGCAACAGGTGGCTCGGGCACTGAAAAATGCCGTGCGGGCCCATGACATCGTCGCCCGCCTTGGCGGCGACGAGTTCGTGGTGCTGCTGACCCGGATCGATGCCGAGCAGGGCATTGCCCGTGCAAAGGCGCTGGAGGAGCGCATCAACGCCGAGCATTGCACATGGCAGCGCCGCCGCCTGCCGCTGCGCGCCAGCTTCGGGGCAGAGCCGTTCGGGCCGGATGAGGACCAGGATGAAATCCTGCACCGCGCCGATATCCGGATGTACGCCGCCAAGGCGGCCTGGAAGAAGGTCGTGCTCGCCGTGGCCTGA
- a CDS encoding DNA polymerase IV, protein MNANGIPTPGLCRDCGALVPGEGRRCTACRSARLVRHVELHRLGIAHIDCDAFYASVEKRDNPALADKPVIVGGGQRGVVSACCYIARMYGVRSAMPMFKALSACPDAVVIPPNMKKYSAVGRQVAALMEEATPLVERLSIDEAFLDLTGTEALHGGSPARTLVKLVRRIEREVGITASVGLSYNKFLAKIASDLDKPRGFAVIGRAEVLDFLGPRSVGLIWGVGKALQQKLEADGIRTIAQLREVPDILLAKRYGAMGLRLAKFARGEDSRVVTPNAPPKSVSAETTFNTDLNQMDPLERALWPLCETVARRLKADGYAGGSVTLKLKTSDFRLRTRTRRLPSPTLLADRIFRLGRDLLAEELAEEKESGTRFRLIGIGCADLRDLADADPPDLLDPGLARRAKVEQAMDAVRAKLGADAILKGRSLPIDEDEN, encoded by the coding sequence ATGAATGCGAACGGAATTCCGACGCCCGGCCTGTGCCGCGATTGCGGAGCGCTCGTACCGGGCGAAGGACGCCGCTGTACGGCCTGCCGCTCGGCCCGGTTGGTGCGTCATGTGGAGCTGCACCGGCTGGGAATCGCACACATCGATTGCGACGCCTTCTATGCCAGCGTGGAGAAGCGGGACAATCCCGCCCTGGCCGACAAGCCGGTGATCGTGGGCGGCGGGCAGCGCGGAGTCGTGTCCGCCTGCTGCTACATTGCACGGATGTATGGCGTCCGTTCGGCCATGCCCATGTTCAAGGCGCTATCGGCCTGCCCCGACGCGGTGGTGATTCCCCCGAACATGAAGAAGTACAGTGCCGTGGGCCGGCAGGTGGCCGCCCTGATGGAAGAGGCGACGCCCCTGGTGGAGCGGCTGTCCATTGATGAGGCCTTCCTGGACCTGACCGGTACGGAAGCGCTGCATGGCGGCAGCCCGGCCCGAACCCTGGTCAAGCTGGTGCGGCGCATAGAGCGGGAGGTAGGCATTACCGCCTCCGTCGGACTGTCCTACAACAAGTTCCTGGCCAAGATCGCCTCCGACCTGGACAAGCCCCGCGGATTCGCGGTGATCGGACGGGCCGAGGTGCTGGATTTCCTCGGCCCCCGCTCGGTCGGGCTGATCTGGGGCGTGGGCAAGGCGCTGCAGCAGAAGCTGGAGGCGGACGGCATCCGCACCATCGCGCAGTTGCGGGAGGTTCCAGACATTCTTCTGGCCAAGCGCTATGGCGCCATGGGGCTGCGGCTTGCGAAGTTCGCTCGCGGCGAGGACAGCCGCGTCGTGACGCCCAATGCCCCGCCGAAGAGCGTGTCGGCGGAGACCACCTTCAACACCGATCTCAACCAGATGGACCCGCTGGAGCGGGCGCTCTGGCCCCTGTGCGAGACCGTGGCACGGCGGCTGAAGGCGGACGGCTATGCCGGCGGCAGCGTCACGCTGAAGCTGAAGACGTCGGATTTCCGGCTGCGCACCCGCACGCGCCGCCTGCCCTCCCCCACCCTGCTGGCCGACCGCATCTTCCGTCTCGGGCGGGATCTGCTGGCGGAGGAGTTGGCGGAAGAGAAGGAGAGTGGCACCCGGTTCCGGCTGATCGGAATCGGCTGCGCCGACCTGCGCGATCTCGCCGACGCGGACCCGCCCGACCTGCTGGACCCGGGCCTTGCCCGCCGCGCCAAGGTAGAGCAGGCCATGGATGCCGTCCGCGCCAAGCTGGGTGCAGACGCCATATTGAAGGGCCGCAGCCTACCGATCGACGAAGACGAGAATTAG
- a CDS encoding cell envelope integrity EipB family protein: MQSILPPARLTSLVLATLFGLTAATACAPPAGAESEVAPHTATYSMKLSNARARSPVADVQGRMSFAWKDACDGWTIEQRFEVRFTYQEGEEVSFDNSYVTWEAKDGESYRFNVRKLVNGQVEEELRGEASLSGGSGGTVTFNRPEQKEVELRPGAMFPTAHTLRLLEVAASGEPFFAATVFDGSEQEGATPVSAVIANARKSSAGGKGGDELRSDEAWPVHLAFFPSDPQAALPDYETSMLVQRNGVVQSMVIDYGDFQVDVTLDELQSVPAPRC, from the coding sequence GTGCAATCGATCCTGCCACCTGCAAGGCTCACCAGTCTTGTTCTCGCCACCCTGTTCGGCCTCACGGCCGCTACCGCCTGTGCCCCGCCGGCCGGAGCGGAATCGGAGGTTGCGCCCCATACGGCCACCTATTCCATGAAGCTGTCCAATGCGCGGGCGCGCAGCCCCGTGGCCGATGTCCAGGGCCGCATGAGCTTCGCCTGGAAGGATGCCTGCGATGGCTGGACCATTGAGCAGAGGTTCGAAGTGCGCTTCACCTATCAGGAAGGGGAGGAGGTGAGCTTCGACAACAGCTACGTGACCTGGGAGGCCAAGGACGGCGAAAGCTACCGCTTCAATGTTCGTAAGCTCGTCAACGGTCAGGTGGAGGAGGAACTGCGGGGCGAGGCATCGCTCAGCGGCGGCTCCGGCGGCACCGTCACCTTCAACCGGCCGGAGCAGAAGGAGGTCGAGCTGCGGCCGGGCGCCATGTTCCCGACGGCCCACACCCTCCGCCTGTTGGAGGTCGCCGCGTCGGGCGAGCCCTTCTTCGCCGCCACGGTGTTCGACGGCAGCGAGCAGGAAGGCGCCACCCCTGTGAGCGCGGTGATCGCCAATGCCAGAAAGTCATCCGCAGGCGGCAAGGGGGGCGACGAGTTGCGGAGCGACGAGGCTTGGCCCGTTCATCTGGCCTTCTTCCCCAGCGATCCCCAGGCGGCGCTTCCCGATTATGAGACTTCGATGCTGGTGCAGCGGAACGGGGTGGTCCAATCCATGGTGATCGACTACGGCGATTTCCAGGTGGATGTGACCCTGGACGAACTGCAATCCGTGCCCGCGCCGCGCTGCTGA